A window of the Pseudomonas gozinkensis genome harbors these coding sequences:
- the rho gene encoding transcription termination factor Rho — protein MNLTELKQKPITELLELAEQMGIENMARSRKQDVIFSLLKKHAKSGEEISGDGVLEILQDGFGFLRSADASYLAGPDDIYVSPSQIRRFNLRTGDTIVGKIRPPKEGERYFALLKVDTINFDRPENAKNKILFENLTPLFPNVRMKMEAGNGSTEDLTGRVIDLCAPIGKGQRGLIVAPPKAGKTIMLQNIAANIARNNPEVHLIVLLIDERPEEVTEMQRTVRGEVVASTFDEPPTRHVQVAEMVIEKAKRLVEHKKDVVILLDSITRLARAYNTVIPSSGKVLTGGVDAHALEKPKRFFGAARNIEEGGSLTIIATALVETGSKMDEVIYEEFKGTGNMELPLDRRIAEKRVFPAININKSGTRREELLTADDELQRMWILRKLLHPMDEVAAIEFLVDKLKTTKTNDEFFLSMKRK, from the coding sequence ATGAATCTGACTGAACTCAAGCAAAAGCCGATTACCGAACTGCTCGAATTGGCCGAACAGATGGGCATAGAAAATATGGCCCGTTCGCGCAAGCAGGACGTGATTTTCTCCCTGCTGAAAAAGCACGCTAAAAGCGGTGAGGAAATCTCCGGTGATGGCGTGCTGGAGATTCTCCAGGACGGCTTCGGCTTCCTGCGCTCCGCTGACGCTTCCTACCTCGCCGGCCCTGACGACATCTACGTCTCGCCGAGCCAGATCCGCCGTTTCAACTTGCGCACCGGTGACACCATCGTTGGCAAGATCCGCCCTCCGAAGGAAGGCGAGCGTTATTTCGCCCTGCTCAAGGTCGACACGATCAACTTCGATCGTCCTGAGAACGCGAAGAACAAGATTCTCTTCGAGAACCTGACCCCGCTGTTCCCGAACGTGCGCATGAAGATGGAAGCCGGTAACGGTTCCACCGAAGACCTGACCGGTCGTGTTATCGACCTGTGCGCCCCGATCGGCAAAGGCCAGCGCGGTCTGATCGTTGCACCGCCGAAAGCCGGTAAAACGATCATGCTGCAGAACATCGCGGCGAACATCGCCCGTAACAACCCTGAAGTTCACCTGATCGTGCTGTTGATCGACGAGCGTCCGGAAGAAGTGACCGAAATGCAGCGCACCGTGCGCGGCGAAGTGGTTGCATCGACCTTCGACGAGCCGCCGACCCGTCACGTACAAGTGGCTGAAATGGTGATCGAGAAGGCCAAGCGCCTGGTCGAACACAAGAAGGACGTGGTGATCCTGCTCGACTCCATCACCCGTCTGGCCCGTGCCTACAACACCGTGATCCCGAGCTCCGGCAAGGTGCTGACCGGTGGTGTCGATGCCCACGCCCTGGAGAAACCGAAGCGTTTCTTCGGCGCCGCGCGCAACATCGAAGAAGGCGGCTCGCTGACCATCATCGCCACCGCGCTGGTTGAAACCGGCTCGAAGATGGACGAAGTGATCTACGAAGAGTTCAAGGGCACCGGCAACATGGAGCTGCCACTGGACCGTCGTATCGCCGAGAAGCGTGTGTTCCCGGCCATCAACATCAACAAGTCCGGTACTCGTCGCGAAGAGCTGTTGACCGCCGACGACGAACTGCAGCGTATGTGGATCCTGCGCAAACTGCTGCACCCGATGGACGAAGTGGCGGCCATCGAGTTCCTGGTCGACAAGCTGAAAACGACCAAGACCAACGACGAATTCTTCCTGTCGATGAAGCGCAAGTAA
- the trxA gene encoding thioredoxin TrxA, with product MSSDLIKHVSDASFEADVLKAEGAVLVDYWAEWCGPCKMIAPVLDEIAETYKGKLTVAKLNIDENQETPAKHGVRGIPTLMLFKNGNVEATKVGALSKSQLAAFLDANI from the coding sequence ATGAGCAGCGATCTGATCAAACACGTTAGCGACGCTAGCTTCGAAGCCGACGTACTCAAGGCCGAAGGCGCTGTCCTGGTCGACTACTGGGCTGAATGGTGCGGCCCTTGCAAAATGATCGCTCCGGTTCTGGACGAGATTGCAGAGACTTACAAAGGCAAGCTGACTGTTGCCAAACTGAACATCGACGAAAACCAGGAAACCCCTGCCAAGCACGGCGTACGTGGTATTCCGACCCTGATGCTGTTCAAGAACGGCAACGTGGAAGCGACCAAGGTTGGCGCTCTGTCGAAGTCGCAACTGGCTGCTTTCCTCGACGCCAACATCTAA
- a CDS encoding FadR/GntR family transcriptional regulator has translation MNSISRAVPEVALQAIRKLITEQGFGPGDALPSQRDLAVQLGVSRASLREALSSLSALGVVSIQPGKGVFVQAPVELPRGEGAPAWPFAAQASPLEIFQLRYALEGFAAGLAAVTLSTFDLDELEDNVAAMREQLRASDFEAAAKLDFEFHRRILLASGNQAMLSILTASADIFLESQKLPFIRAERAMETWQEHRKILRALARRASAAAQKAMQEHVRNAALRTGISFIAPAGA, from the coding sequence ATGAACTCGATCTCCCGCGCCGTACCCGAAGTGGCGCTGCAAGCGATCCGCAAACTGATTACCGAGCAGGGCTTCGGCCCCGGCGATGCGCTGCCTTCGCAACGGGATCTGGCGGTTCAGCTGGGTGTCAGCCGTGCGTCGTTGCGTGAGGCGTTGTCGTCCTTGAGTGCGCTGGGCGTGGTCAGCATCCAGCCGGGCAAAGGCGTGTTCGTGCAGGCGCCGGTGGAGCTGCCGCGCGGCGAGGGCGCGCCGGCCTGGCCGTTTGCAGCCCAGGCTTCACCGCTGGAGATCTTTCAGTTGCGCTATGCGCTGGAAGGGTTCGCGGCCGGTCTGGCGGCGGTGACGTTGAGCACGTTTGATCTGGATGAACTGGAAGACAACGTCGCCGCCATGCGCGAGCAACTGCGCGCCAGTGACTTCGAGGCTGCGGCGAAACTGGATTTCGAATTCCACCGGCGGATCCTGCTGGCCAGCGGCAATCAGGCGATGCTGAGCATCCTCACCGCCAGCGCCGACATCTTTCTGGAGAGCCAGAAGCTACCGTTCATCCGTGCCGAGCGGGCCATGGAAACCTGGCAGGAACACCGCAAGATCCTCCGCGCCCTGGCCCGCCGGGCCTCCGCCGCCGCGCAGAAAGCCATGCAGGAGCACGTGCGTAACGCGGCGCTGCGCACCGGAATTTCCTTCATCGCCCCCGCCGGCGCGTGA
- a CDS encoding transporter substrate-binding domain-containing protein, with protein MTKRYSALLAALFAGLMLSQAPAHADGLDDVVKRGTLKVAVPQDFPPFGSVGPDMKPRGLDIDTAKLLADQLKVKLELTPVNSTNRIPFLTTGKVDLVISSLGKNPEREKVIDFSRAYAPFYLAVFGPPDAAVSTLDDLKGKTISVTRGAIEDIELTKVAPEGVTIKRFEDNNSTIAAYLAGQVDLIASGNVVMVAISEKNPKRVPALKVKLKDSPVYVGVNKNEPALLGKVNEILATAKADGALEKNAQTWLKEPLPADL; from the coding sequence ATGACGAAGCGTTACAGCGCCCTCCTCGCCGCCCTGTTTGCCGGTCTGATGCTGAGCCAGGCCCCCGCCCATGCCGACGGTCTGGACGACGTGGTCAAACGCGGCACTTTGAAAGTCGCGGTGCCTCAGGACTTCCCGCCGTTCGGTTCGGTCGGCCCGGACATGAAACCGCGCGGCCTCGATATCGACACCGCGAAACTGCTGGCCGACCAGCTCAAGGTCAAACTCGAACTGACCCCGGTCAACAGCACCAACCGCATCCCGTTCCTGACCACCGGCAAGGTCGATCTGGTGATTTCCAGCCTTGGCAAAAACCCCGAGCGTGAAAAGGTCATCGATTTCTCCCGCGCCTATGCGCCGTTCTACCTCGCCGTGTTCGGCCCGCCGGACGCAGCCGTCAGCACCCTGGACGACCTCAAGGGCAAGACCATCAGCGTCACCCGGGGCGCCATCGAAGACATCGAGCTGACCAAGGTCGCCCCCGAAGGCGTGACCATCAAGCGCTTCGAAGACAACAACTCGACCATCGCCGCCTACCTCGCGGGGCAAGTCGACCTGATCGCCAGCGGCAACGTGGTGATGGTCGCAATCAGCGAAAAGAACCCGAAACGCGTGCCCGCGCTGAAAGTGAAGCTCAAGGATTCGCCGGTCTACGTCGGCGTGAACAAGAACGAGCCGGCGCTGCTGGGCAAGGTCAACGAGATTCTGGCCACCGCCAAGGCTGACGGCGCGCTGGAAAAGAATGCGCAGACCTGGCTCAAAGAGCCGCTGCCGGCCGACCTCTGA
- a CDS encoding amino acid ABC transporter permease, with protein MAYQFDFLPVVENTDLLLRGALFTLELTAIGALLGVGVGIVGALVRAWNIRPFSTIFGVYVELIRNTPFLVQLFFIFFGLPSLGVQIFEWQAAVLAMVINLGAYSTEIIRAGIQAIPRGQLEAAAALAMSRFEAFRHVVLLPALGKVWPALSSQIIIVMLGSAVCSQIATEELSFAANFIQSRNFRAFETYALTTLIYLCMALLIRQLLNWLGRRYLSKSSARSSQ; from the coding sequence ATGGCCTATCAGTTCGATTTCTTGCCGGTGGTGGAAAACACCGACCTGCTGCTGCGCGGGGCGTTGTTCACCCTTGAGCTGACGGCCATTGGTGCGTTGCTCGGGGTCGGCGTGGGTATCGTCGGGGCGTTGGTGCGGGCGTGGAACATCCGTCCGTTCTCGACGATCTTCGGCGTCTATGTGGAGTTGATCCGCAACACGCCCTTCCTGGTGCAGCTGTTTTTCATCTTCTTCGGCCTGCCGTCCCTCGGCGTGCAGATTTTCGAGTGGCAGGCGGCGGTGCTGGCGATGGTGATCAACCTCGGGGCGTACTCGACCGAGATCATCCGCGCCGGCATCCAGGCGATTCCGCGCGGGCAGCTGGAAGCAGCGGCGGCATTGGCGATGAGCCGTTTCGAAGCGTTCCGCCACGTGGTGCTGCTGCCGGCGCTGGGCAAGGTCTGGCCGGCACTGAGCAGCCAGATCATCATCGTCATGCTCGGTTCGGCGGTGTGTTCGCAGATTGCCACCGAGGAGCTGAGCTTCGCCGCCAACTTCATTCAGTCGCGCAACTTCCGCGCGTTTGAAACCTATGCCCTGACCACCCTCATTTATCTGTGCATGGCGCTGCTGATCCGTCAGCTGCTGAACTGGCTCGGTCGGCGTTACCTGTCGAAAAGCAGCGCAAGGAGCAGCCAATGA
- a CDS encoding amino acid ABC transporter permease: protein MSDFTFWDILRNLLTGLQWTLALSLVAFIGGGIVGLLILIMRISKNALPSSIARTWIELFQGTPLLMQLFLVFFGVALAGVEISPWMAAAIALTLFTSAYLAEIWRGCVEAIPTGQWEASSSLALNPLEQLRYVILPQALRIAVAPTVGFSVQVVKGTAVTSIIGFTELTKTGGMLANATFEPFMVYGLVALGYFLLCYPLSLSARYLERRLHASA, encoded by the coding sequence ATGAGCGACTTCACGTTCTGGGACATCCTGCGCAACCTGCTCACCGGCCTGCAATGGACGCTGGCGCTGTCGCTGGTGGCGTTCATCGGCGGCGGGATCGTCGGGTTGCTGATCCTGATCATGCGCATCTCGAAAAACGCCCTGCCCAGCAGCATCGCCCGCACCTGGATTGAGCTGTTTCAGGGCACACCGCTGTTGATGCAGCTGTTTCTGGTGTTCTTCGGCGTAGCGTTGGCCGGGGTGGAAATTTCGCCGTGGATGGCAGCGGCGATAGCCCTGACGCTGTTCACCAGCGCCTACCTGGCGGAGATCTGGCGCGGCTGCGTCGAGGCGATTCCCACCGGCCAATGGGAAGCTTCGTCGAGCCTGGCGCTGAATCCGCTGGAGCAACTGCGCTACGTGATCCTGCCGCAAGCGCTGCGCATTGCCGTGGCGCCGACCGTGGGTTTCTCGGTGCAAGTGGTCAAGGGCACCGCCGTGACCTCGATCATCGGCTTCACCGAGCTGACCAAGACCGGCGGCATGCTCGCCAACGCCACCTTCGAACCGTTCATGGTCTACGGCCTCGTTGCCCTGGGCTACTTCCTGCTCTGCTACCCCCTGTCCCTCAGTGCGCGCTACCTGGAAAGGAGACTGCATGCCTCTGCTTAG
- a CDS encoding amino acid ABC transporter ATP-binding protein: protein MPLLRISALHKYYGDHHVLKGIDLSVEEGQVVAIIGRSGSGKSTLLRTLNGLESINDGVIEVDGEYLDAARADLRSLRQKVGMVFQQFNLFPHLTVGENVMLAPQVVQNVPKAKAQELARQMLERVGLGEKFDAFPERLSGGQQQRVAIARALAMSPKVLLCDEITSALDPELVNEVLSVVRQLAKEGMTLIMVTHEMRFAREVGDKLVFMHQGKVHEVGDPKVLFADPQTPELANFIGTVEATA, encoded by the coding sequence ATGCCTCTGCTTAGAATTTCCGCCCTGCATAAATACTACGGCGATCACCACGTACTCAAAGGCATCGACCTGAGCGTCGAGGAAGGCCAGGTGGTGGCGATCATCGGCCGCAGCGGCTCGGGTAAATCCACCCTGCTGCGCACCCTCAACGGTCTGGAGTCGATCAATGACGGCGTGATCGAAGTCGACGGCGAATACCTCGACGCCGCCCGCGCCGATCTGCGCAGCCTGCGGCAGAAAGTCGGGATGGTGTTTCAGCAGTTCAATTTGTTCCCGCACCTGACCGTTGGCGAGAACGTGATGCTCGCGCCGCAAGTGGTGCAGAATGTGCCCAAGGCCAAGGCGCAGGAGCTGGCGCGGCAGATGCTGGAGCGCGTTGGGCTGGGCGAGAAGTTCGACGCGTTCCCGGAGCGCCTCTCGGGCGGTCAGCAACAGCGCGTGGCGATTGCACGGGCGCTGGCGATGTCGCCCAAGGTGCTGCTGTGCGACGAGATCACCTCGGCGCTGGACCCGGAGCTGGTCAACGAAGTGCTCAGCGTGGTCCGCCAGCTCGCGAAAGAAGGCATGACGCTGATCATGGTCACCCACGAAATGCGCTTCGCCCGAGAGGTCGGGGACAAGCTGGTGTTCATGCACCAGGGCAAGGTCCACGAGGTCGGTGACCCGAAAGTGCTGTTTGCTGATCCGCAGACGCCGGAACTGGCGAACTTCATTGGCACTGTTGAAGCGACTGCCTGA
- the ppx gene encoding exopolyphosphatase, producing MPQSQAKNLSLIAAIDLGSNSFHMVVAKAQNGEIRILERLGEKVQLAAGIDDERQLNEESMQRGLDCLKRFAQLINGMPLGAVRIVGTNALREARNRGEFIRRAEEILGHPVEVISGREEARLIYLGVSHTLADTPGKRLVADIGGGSTEFIIGQRFEPLLRESLQMGCVSFTQRYFKDGKITPARYAQAYTAARLEIMSIEHALHRLTWDEAIGSSGTIRAIGLALKAGGHGTGEVNAEGLAWLKRRLFKLGDVDKIDFEGIKPDRRAIFPAGLAILEAIFDALELQRMDHCEGALREGVLYDLLGRHHHEDVRERTLTSLMERYHVDLEQAARVERKALHAFDQVAVDWQLDDGIWRELLGWAAKVHEVGLDIAHYHYHKHGAYLIEHSDLAGFSREDQQMLALLVRGHRRNIPKDKFAEFGDEGDKLIRLCVLLRFAILFHHIRGTQAMPQVALHANGNNLDVEFPENWLDENQLTQADFGLEAEWLTRVGIVLTVH from the coding sequence ATGCCGCAATCCCAAGCCAAGAATCTGTCCCTGATCGCCGCGATCGACCTGGGCTCCAACAGCTTCCATATGGTCGTGGCCAAGGCCCAGAACGGCGAAATCCGTATTCTCGAACGGCTCGGGGAAAAGGTTCAGCTGGCCGCCGGCATCGACGATGAGCGTCAGCTCAACGAAGAATCCATGCAGCGCGGCCTCGACTGCCTCAAGCGCTTTGCCCAACTGATCAACGGTATGCCGCTGGGCGCCGTGCGGATCGTCGGCACCAACGCCCTGCGCGAGGCGCGCAACCGTGGCGAATTCATCCGCCGCGCCGAAGAAATCCTCGGCCATCCGGTGGAAGTCATCTCCGGCCGTGAAGAGGCGCGCCTGATCTACCTCGGCGTGTCCCACACCCTCGCCGATACTCCGGGCAAACGCCTGGTCGCCGACATCGGCGGCGGCAGTACCGAATTCATCATCGGCCAGCGTTTCGAACCGCTGCTGCGCGAAAGCCTGCAAATGGGCTGCGTGAGTTTCACCCAGCGCTATTTCAAGGACGGCAAGATCACCCCGGCCCGCTACGCCCAGGCGTACACGGCGGCGCGCCTGGAAATCATGAGCATCGAACACGCCCTGCACCGCCTGACCTGGGATGAAGCCATCGGCTCCTCGGGCACCATCCGCGCCATCGGCCTGGCGCTGAAGGCCGGCGGTCATGGCACCGGCGAAGTGAATGCCGAAGGCCTGGCATGGCTCAAGCGCCGCCTGTTCAAACTCGGCGATGTCGACAAGATCGATTTCGAAGGCATCAAGCCGGATCGCCGGGCGATCTTCCCGGCAGGTCTGGCGATTCTCGAAGCGATCTTCGACGCCCTGGAACTGCAACGCATGGACCACTGCGAAGGCGCGCTGCGTGAAGGCGTTCTGTATGACCTGCTCGGCCGCCATCACCACGAAGACGTGCGCGAACGCACCCTGACCTCGCTGATGGAGCGTTACCACGTCGACCTCGAACAGGCTGCCCGCGTCGAGCGCAAAGCCCTGCATGCCTTCGATCAAGTGGCAGTCGATTGGCAACTCGACGACGGCATCTGGCGCGAACTGCTGGGCTGGGCGGCGAAAGTGCACGAAGTCGGGCTCGACATCGCCCACTATCACTACCACAAGCATGGCGCTTACCTGATCGAGCACTCGGACCTCGCCGGCTTCTCCCGCGAAGACCAGCAAATGCTCGCCCTGCTGGTGCGAGGCCACCGTCGCAACATCCCCAAGGACAAGTTCGCCGAGTTCGGCGACGAGGGCGACAAGCTGATCCGACTGTGCGTGCTGCTGCGTTTTGCCATCCTGTTCCACCACATCCGTGGCACCCAGGCGATGCCGCAAGTGGCACTGCATGCCAACGGCAACAACCTCGACGTGGAATTCCCGGAGAACTGGCTGGATGAAAACCAGCTGACCCAGGCGGATTTCGGGCTTGAGGCGGAGTGGCTGACGCGTGTCGGGATTGTGCTGACCGTTCACTGA
- the ppk1 gene encoding polyphosphate kinase 1, which translates to MNTEGLTEVAVKEAQPVVEQITETPPELEPAPPAPATEPAAAAPAIAIPGLDDSSLYIHRELSQLQFNIRVLEQALDESYPLLERLKFLLIFSSNLDEFFEIRVAGLKKQITFAREQAGADGLQPHQALARISELVHGHVDRQYAILNDILLPELEKHQVRFIRRRHWTTKIKTWVRRYFRDEIAPIITPIGLDPTHPFPLLVNKSLNFIVELEGIDAFGRDSGLAIIPAPRLLPRIIKVPEEVGGPGDNYVFLSSMIHAHADDLFQGMKVKGCYQFRLTRNADLALDSEDVEDLARALRGELFSRRYGDAVRLEVADTCPKHLSDYLLKQFNLSETELYQVNGPVNLTRLFSITGLDSHPELQYTPFTPQIPKLLQNSENIFSVISKQDILLLHPFESFTPVVDLLRQAAKDPHVLAVRQTLYRSGANSEIVDALVDAARNGKEVTAVIELRARFDEESNLQLASRLQAAGAVVIYGVVGFKTHAKMMLILRREAGEIVRYAHLGTGNYHAGNARLYTDYSLLTSDDALCEDVGKLFSQLIGMGKTLRMKKLLHAPFTLKKGMLDMITRETQFALDGKPAHIIAKFNSLTDPKIIRALYKASQSGVRIDLVVRGMCCLRPGIAGVSHNIHVRSIIGRFLEHTRVFYFLNGGEEQMFLSSADWMERNLDKRVETCFPVEGKKLLTRVKKELELYLTDNTHSWSLQSDGRYIRNTPTGNQNPRSAQATLLERLGSPILPVSS; encoded by the coding sequence ATGAATACCGAAGGACTCACTGAAGTTGCCGTAAAAGAAGCTCAACCCGTGGTCGAGCAGATTACCGAAACCCCGCCGGAACTGGAGCCTGCGCCACCCGCGCCGGCAACCGAGCCCGCTGCGGCGGCCCCGGCGATCGCGATTCCCGGCCTGGATGACAGCAGCCTGTACATCCACCGTGAGTTGTCGCAACTGCAGTTCAACATCCGCGTGCTGGAACAGGCGCTGGACGAGTCCTACCCGTTGCTGGAGCGGCTGAAGTTCCTGCTGATCTTCTCCAGCAACCTCGACGAATTCTTCGAAATCCGCGTCGCCGGCCTCAAGAAGCAGATCACCTTCGCCCGTGAACAGGCGGGCGCCGACGGCCTGCAACCGCATCAGGCCCTGGCCCGCATCAGCGAACTGGTGCACGGTCACGTAGATCGTCAGTACGCGATCCTCAACGACATCCTGCTGCCGGAGCTGGAAAAGCATCAGGTGCGCTTCATCCGTCGTCGCCACTGGACGACCAAGATCAAAACCTGGGTGCGCCGCTACTTCCGCGACGAGATCGCGCCGATCATCACCCCGATCGGCCTCGACCCGACGCACCCGTTCCCGTTGCTGGTGAACAAGAGCCTGAACTTCATCGTCGAGCTCGAAGGCATCGACGCCTTCGGTCGCGATTCCGGTCTGGCGATCATCCCGGCGCCGCGTCTGCTGCCGCGAATCATCAAGGTGCCGGAAGAAGTCGGCGGCCCTGGCGACAACTATGTGTTCCTGTCGTCGATGATCCACGCCCACGCCGATGACCTGTTCCAGGGCATGAAGGTCAAGGGCTGCTACCAGTTCCGCCTGACCCGAAACGCCGACCTTGCGCTCGACTCCGAGGACGTCGAAGACCTGGCCCGCGCCCTGCGTGGCGAGCTGTTCTCCCGTCGTTACGGTGACGCCGTGCGCCTGGAAGTCGCCGACACCTGCCCGAAACACCTGTCGGACTACCTGCTCAAGCAGTTCAACCTGAGCGAGACCGAGCTGTATCAGGTCAACGGTCCGGTGAACCTGACGCGTCTGTTCAGCATTACCGGCCTGGACAGCCATCCGGAGCTGCAATACACGCCGTTCACGCCGCAGATCCCGAAACTGCTGCAGAACAGCGAGAACATTTTCAGCGTGATCAGCAAGCAGGACATCCTGCTGCTGCACCCGTTCGAGTCGTTCACCCCGGTGGTCGACCTGCTGCGCCAGGCCGCGAAAGACCCGCACGTTCTGGCCGTGCGCCAGACCCTGTACCGTTCTGGCGCCAACTCGGAAATCGTCGATGCGCTGGTGGACGCCGCGCGTAACGGCAAGGAAGTGACGGCGGTCATCGAGCTGCGTGCGCGTTTCGACGAGGAATCCAACCTGCAACTGGCCAGCCGCCTGCAAGCGGCGGGCGCGGTGGTGATCTACGGCGTGGTCGGCTTCAAGACCCACGCCAAGATGATGCTGATCCTGCGTCGCGAAGCCGGCGAGATCGTGCGTTATGCGCACCTCGGTACGGGTAACTACCACGCCGGCAACGCTCGCCTGTACACCGACTACAGCCTGCTGACTTCCGACGACGCCTTGTGCGAAGACGTCGGCAAACTGTTCAGCCAGTTGATCGGCATGGGCAAGACGCTGCGCATGAAAAAGCTGCTGCATGCGCCGTTCACCCTGAAGAAAGGCATGCTCGACATGATCACCCGCGAGACGCAATTCGCGCTCGACGGCAAGCCGGCGCACATCATCGCCAAGTTCAACTCGCTGACCGATCCGAAGATCATCCGCGCGCTGTACAAGGCCAGCCAGTCCGGGGTGCGCATCGATCTGGTGGTGCGCGGCATGTGCTGCCTGCGTCCGGGCATCGCCGGGGTTTCGCACAACATCCACGTGCGCTCGATCATCGGCCGCTTCCTTGAACACACCCGAGTGTTCTACTTCCTCAACGGGGGCGAGGAGCAGATGTTCCTTTCCAGCGCCGACTGGATGGAGCGCAACCTCGACAAGCGCGTCGAGACCTGCTTCCCGGTGGAAGGCAAGAAGCTGCTGACCCGGGTCAAGAAAGAACTGGAGCTGTACCTGACCGACAACACCCACAGCTGGAGCCTGCAGTCGGATGGCCGTTACATCCGCAACACGCCGACCGGCAACCAGAACCCGCGCAGCGCGCAGGCGACGTTGCTGGAGCGGTTGGGCAGCCCGATCCTGCCGGTCAGCAGCTGA
- the hemB gene encoding porphobilinogen synthase: MSFTPANRLFPATRLRRNRRDDFSRRLVRENVLTVDDLILPVFVLDGENRREAVASMPGVERLTIDLLLEEAAKWVELGIPALALFPVTPPELKSLDAAEAWNPEGIAQRATRALRDRFPELGVITDVALDPFTTHGQDGILDEEGYVQNDITVDALVKQALSHAAAGAQVVAPSDMMDGRIQAIREALELAGHVNVRIMAYSAKYASAYYGPFRDAVGSAANLGKANKASYQMDPANSDEALHEVGADLSEGADMVMVKPGMPYLDILFRVKDAFKVPTFVYQVSGEYAMHMAAIQNGWLSEGVILESLTAFKRAGADGILTYFAVRAAQLLREQK, from the coding sequence GTGAGCTTTACCCCAGCCAACCGCCTGTTCCCTGCCACCCGCCTGCGTCGCAATCGCCGTGATGATTTTTCCCGGCGGCTGGTGCGTGAGAATGTATTGACGGTCGATGACCTGATCCTGCCGGTGTTCGTGCTCGACGGTGAAAACCGCCGCGAAGCCGTGGCCTCGATGCCGGGTGTCGAGCGCCTGACCATCGATCTGCTGCTTGAAGAAGCTGCCAAATGGGTCGAACTGGGGATTCCGGCGCTGGCGCTGTTCCCGGTTACTCCTCCTGAACTCAAATCCCTCGATGCCGCCGAAGCCTGGAATCCCGAAGGTATCGCCCAGCGCGCCACCCGCGCCCTGCGTGACCGATTCCCGGAACTTGGCGTAATCACTGACGTCGCCCTCGACCCGTTCACCACTCACGGTCAGGACGGCATTCTCGACGAAGAAGGCTACGTGCAGAACGACATCACCGTCGATGCACTGGTCAAGCAAGCGTTGTCCCACGCCGCTGCGGGCGCCCAGGTGGTTGCCCCGTCGGACATGATGGACGGCCGCATCCAGGCGATCCGCGAGGCGCTGGAGCTGGCCGGTCACGTCAACGTGCGGATCATGGCCTACTCGGCCAAGTACGCCAGCGCCTATTACGGCCCGTTCCGCGATGCCGTGGGTTCGGCCGCGAACCTGGGCAAGGCGAACAAGGCTTCCTATCAGATGGACCCGGCCAACAGCGACGAAGCGCTGCACGAAGTGGGCGCGGACTTGTCTGAAGGCGCGGACATGGTCATGGTCAAACCCGGCATGCCGTACCTGGACATTTTGTTCCGGGTAAAAGATGCCTTCAAAGTGCCGACCTTCGTCTATCAGGTTAGCGGCGAATACGCCATGCACATGGCGGCGATCCAGAATGGCTGGTTGAGCGAAGGCGTGATCCTCGAATCCCTGACCGCCTTTAAACGTGCCGGCGCTGATGGCATCCTGACTTACTTTGCTGTCCGTGCCGCTCAATTGTTACGAGAGCAGAAATAG
- a CDS encoding DedA family protein — translation MLQQFLHDFGYFALFLGTFFEGETILVLAGFLAFRGYMDINLVVVVAFFGSYAGDQLWYFLGRKHGRKLLARKPRWQMMGDRALEHIRKHPDIWVLSFRFVYGLRTVMPVAIGLSGYPPGRYLLLNGMGAAIWATALAAAAYHFGAVLEGMLGSIKKYELWVLGALLVLGVGLWLRRRFKNARLAKKVYEEEQAEQLAKAERHKAEMAKTADPKTPAE, via the coding sequence ATGCTCCAACAATTTCTGCATGACTTCGGCTACTTTGCCCTGTTTCTTGGCACGTTTTTCGAAGGCGAAACCATCCTGGTGCTCGCGGGTTTCCTCGCGTTCCGTGGATACATGGACATCAACCTGGTGGTGGTCGTGGCGTTCTTCGGCAGCTATGCCGGCGATCAGCTGTGGTACTTCCTGGGTCGCAAGCACGGGCGCAAGTTGCTGGCGCGCAAACCGCGCTGGCAAATGATGGGCGACCGCGCGCTGGAGCACATCCGCAAGCACCCGGACATCTGGGTTCTGAGCTTCCGCTTCGTTTACGGTCTGCGCACGGTAATGCCGGTGGCGATCGGCCTGTCGGGCTATCCACCAGGACGCTATCTGCTGCTCAACGGTATGGGCGCTGCGATCTGGGCCACCGCCCTGGCCGCTGCCGCTTACCACTTCGGCGCCGTGCTCGAAGGCATGCTCGGCAGCATCAAGAAGTATGAGTTGTGGGTACTCGGTGCGCTGCTGGTGCTGGGTGTCGGCCTGTGGTTGCGCCGCCGGTTCAAGAATGCCCGGCTGGCCAAGAAGGTCTACGAAGAAGAACAGGCCGAGCAATTGGCCAAGGCCGAACGGCACAAAGCCGAAATGGCCAAGACCGCCGACCCTAAGACGCCAGCCGAGTAA